A single window of Gossypium arboreum isolate Shixiya-1 chromosome 13, ASM2569848v2, whole genome shotgun sequence DNA harbors:
- the LOC108462670 gene encoding uncharacterized protein LOC108462670, giving the protein MASQFSALIQHRFSYCLAPFDDVTPRPLVLRFGEDIPQLPPQSVGSTQLIASPTSYFFYLGLKDISVADSGALFTHIDADALGGNAYAEVLKGQVQKDLNYVERPPNFDEFATLTFHFDESVYTVNGQYMHVIAPNFFCVGILKGSSVSVLGAWQQQNKRIIYDGGRGVLEFADENCMNDIA; this is encoded by the exons ATGGCATCCCAGTTTTCGGCTTTGATTCAACATCGATTCTCGTACTGTTTAGCCCCTTTTGATGATGTAACCCCTCGTCCTTTGGTTTTAAGGTTTGGAGAAGACATTCCACAACTGCCTCCACAAAGTGTTGGATCAACACAGTTGATAGCCTCTCCCACATCTTATTTTTTCTACTTGGGATTGAAAGACATATCTGTTGCAG ACTCTGGAGCTTTGTTCACTCATATTGATGCTGATGCACTGGGAGGGAATGCATATGCTGAAGTACTAAAG GGGCAAGTCCAGAAGGATTTGAACTATGTAGAGCGTCCaccaaattttgatgaatttgcaACTTTAACGTTCCATTTTGATGAATCTGTTTACACCGTCAATGGGCAATATATGCATGTTATTGCCCCTAATTTTTTCTGCGTAGGAATATTAAAAGGAAGTTCGGTTTCTGTTCTTGGAGCATGGCAGCAACAAAATAAACGTATCATTTACGATGGGGGAAGGGGTGTACTCGAATTTGCTGATGAAAATTGTATGAATGATATTGCATGA
- the LOC128286646 gene encoding aspartic proteinase nepenthesin-1-like, with translation MPSTLGFINSKLLFCLLVTSILYHSAFVTSKPTGFSLRAVIDDSPESPLYLIENLTIAERLERLIKISYARVNYLNLVSSGDAKLVPDNIRIPMLRDAVYYAVAFTIGSQGHPVKLLMDTGGGLIWTQCLPCTNCFPQKLPIYNPAASTSYATATGDSTILNMVVIVCTMLNTVVEPLPVPLRPRKHFISLSTNIVRTRSTSSLGARMIVGILLL, from the coding sequence atgcCTTCAACCCTTGGTTTTATCAATTCTAAATTGCTGTTTTGCCTCTTGGTAACGTCAATTCTATACCATTCTGCATTTGTTACTTCAAAACCTACTGGTTTCAGTCTAAGGGCTGTCATAGATGATTCTCCAGAGTCTCCATTATATCTTATTGAAAACTTGACTATAGCCGAAAGGCTAGAAAGATTGATCAAAATTTCCTATGCTAGGGTTAATtatttgaatctagtttcaagtgGTGATGCAAAGCTAGTTCCTGATAATATTCGGATACCCATGCTCCGAGATGCTGTCTACTATGCGGTAGCGTTTACAATAGGAAGCCAAGGACATCCAGTGAAGTTGTTGATGGACACTGGAGGTGGTTTAATTTGGACCCAATGTCTGCCTTGCACAAATTGTTTCCCACAAAAGCTTCCAATTTATAATCCCGCTGCTTCCACCAGTTATGCCACGGCGACCGGAGACTCTACAATTTTGAACATGGTCGTTATTGTGTGTACAATGCTCAATACAGTGGTGGAGCCTCTACCAGTGCCATTGCGTCCACGGAAGCATTTCATTTCTTTGTCGACCAACATAGTACGCACCCGTTCAACGTCATCTTTGGGTGCTCGTATGATAGTCGGGATATTGCTTTTATGA